In a single window of the Flavobacterium sp. W4I14 genome:
- a CDS encoding TonB-linked SusC/RagA family outer membrane protein (product_source=TIGR04056; cath_funfam=2.170.130.10,2.60.40.1120; cleavage_site_network=SignalP-noTM; cog=COG1629; ko=KO:K21573; pfam=PF00593,PF07715,PF13715; superfamily=49464,56935; tigrfam=TIGR04056; transmembrane_helix_parts=Inside_1_4,TMhelix_5_22,Outside_23_1056) — translation MRGRFTFVFFIYCIMAFPLALLAQDIPVTGKVTEQNGAPLPGVTVKLDGTTKAASTDANGVFSIQAPVGGKLTISLIGMATQTVTVPAGGRINVSLAADSKDLTEVVVVGYGTQKKSVVTGAISSVKASDLENQPVVRIEQSLQGRTSGLTIAATSGQPGSSSTVRLRGFTSFGNSKNDPLWVIDGVVIDAGGIGYLNQDDIESIEVLKDGASAAIYGTRAAAGVILVTTKKGKAGTLNINYSGYYGTQAPAKRLDLLDASQYATLRNQALVSAGKAPAFANPAALGAGTDWQDLIFNDSAPKQSHEFSVSGGSDKASYFTSFGYTDIKGIVATPISKFNRANVRINTSFKPIKGVTFGENLGYSHGVNSGIGETNREFGGVLSSAINLDPITPSIITDPTSQSAFFPSAAGNPVQNAAATRNSDGQLFGISPYVLQEMKNPLAMIQNRLGNYGYDHNIVGNVFADLEPIKGLHIRSSLGTKMAFYGSNSFTPIAYYNTSTPINQSSLSRENTYVINWNLENTISYNKVIDKHNFTFLLGHGEYKDGNQRRATVVYNNVPAKTFDEASFRYNALPADRTNSSGGDGTDHRINSLFSRIQYNYGEKYLFSALIRRDGSSRFGGNNKFGYFPSGSIGWVPTLENFFPKNDVLTFLKIRGSYGVTGNDGIGDFPYIPIVGAGGDRNYVFGSTNETVYVGYSPGAPANPDLKWEETRQADIGIDATLFQNLTLTVDIYDKKTTGILQNPPIPGYAGYGSFAQNVADIQNRGLEIELGYRKKIGQLDFGVNGNISFYKNKVTQLLPGNLFLEDNSATFQNFGNITRTGLNLPYQQYYGYQSLGIFQSQAEVDSYLGADGVTKLQPNAKPGDLKFANLTNDNIINPDDRTYLGNPNPTVSYGITINLGYKNFDFTAFGSGSGGNQIFQGLRRLDIATANYQRKYLDAWTPSNTGASLPRIVDGDPNGNYSKFTNLYLESGNFFRLRTMQLGYSLPNSIINKWGMKKLRVYVLAENLFTITKYTGYDPELGVTADSGGGAQYGIDRGAYPQARAFLFGLNVGF, via the coding sequence ATTGGTATGGCAACACAAACGGTAACCGTTCCGGCAGGTGGCCGTATCAATGTTTCGCTTGCAGCGGATTCGAAAGATTTAACGGAAGTGGTTGTAGTGGGTTATGGTACACAGAAAAAAAGTGTAGTAACAGGAGCCATTTCAAGCGTTAAGGCTTCCGACCTCGAAAATCAGCCAGTTGTCCGTATTGAGCAATCTTTACAAGGTAGAACCTCAGGGTTAACTATTGCGGCTACTTCTGGTCAGCCAGGTTCAAGCTCTACCGTGCGTTTAAGAGGTTTTACTTCTTTTGGCAACAGCAAGAACGATCCGCTTTGGGTAATCGATGGAGTGGTGATTGATGCAGGTGGCATTGGCTATTTAAATCAAGACGATATCGAATCAATTGAGGTACTTAAAGATGGTGCTTCTGCCGCGATTTATGGAACACGTGCTGCTGCGGGTGTTATTTTGGTAACCACTAAAAAAGGTAAGGCAGGAACGCTGAACATTAATTATAGTGGTTATTATGGTACGCAGGCACCAGCTAAAAGATTAGACTTGTTGGATGCTTCTCAATATGCAACGTTGCGTAATCAGGCACTTGTTAGTGCAGGTAAAGCTCCGGCATTTGCCAACCCTGCAGCATTAGGTGCAGGGACAGATTGGCAAGATTTGATTTTTAATGATAGTGCTCCAAAGCAAAGCCACGAATTTAGTGTATCTGGAGGAAGTGATAAAGCATCTTATTTTACCTCTTTTGGCTATACCGATATCAAAGGTATTGTAGCTACTCCTATTTCTAAATTTAACAGGGCTAATGTGCGTATCAATACCTCATTTAAACCCATCAAAGGCGTAACATTTGGCGAAAATTTAGGGTATAGCCATGGGGTAAACAGCGGTATTGGCGAAACCAACCGGGAGTTTGGTGGTGTACTAAGCTCGGCAATTAATTTGGATCCGATTACACCTTCGATTATTACAGATCCTACCTCACAATCGGCTTTTTTCCCCTCTGCTGCGGGTAATCCGGTACAAAATGCTGCAGCAACAAGAAATAGTGATGGGCAGCTTTTTGGGATCTCGCCATATGTACTACAGGAAATGAAGAATCCATTGGCTATGATCCAGAACAGATTAGGGAACTATGGTTACGACCATAATATTGTAGGTAATGTTTTTGCTGATTTGGAACCGATAAAAGGTTTACATATCCGTTCATCATTGGGTACCAAAATGGCTTTTTATGGAAGTAATTCATTCACTCCGATTGCATATTACAACACCTCTACGCCGATTAACCAATCGTCGTTATCGAGAGAGAATACCTATGTAATTAACTGGAACCTGGAGAACACCATCTCGTACAACAAGGTGATAGATAAGCATAATTTCACCTTCTTATTGGGCCATGGTGAGTATAAAGATGGCAACCAGCGCAGGGCAACTGTAGTGTACAATAATGTACCTGCAAAAACTTTCGATGAAGCATCTTTCAGGTATAATGCATTGCCTGCGGATAGAACAAACAGTAGTGGTGGCGATGGTACTGATCATAGAATCAATTCACTTTTTTCGAGGATCCAATATAATTATGGTGAGAAATACCTGTTTTCTGCCTTGATCAGACGTGATGGATCTTCCAGGTTTGGAGGCAATAATAAATTTGGTTACTTCCCTTCAGGATCAATAGGATGGGTACCTACTTTAGAAAACTTTTTCCCTAAAAACGATGTACTTACTTTCCTGAAAATTCGTGGTAGTTATGGTGTTACCGGAAATGATGGTATCGGCGACTTTCCTTATATCCCAATTGTAGGCGCTGGTGGAGATCGTAATTACGTATTTGGTTCTACAAATGAGACTGTTTATGTAGGGTACAGCCCGGGTGCTCCAGCCAATCCTGATCTGAAGTGGGAAGAAACCCGTCAGGCAGATATTGGTATCGATGCAACGTTGTTTCAGAATTTAACCTTAACTGTTGATATTTATGACAAGAAAACAACGGGTATTTTACAAAATCCACCAATCCCAGGATATGCTGGTTATGGAAGTTTTGCGCAAAACGTAGCAGACATTCAAAACAGGGGGTTAGAGATTGAGTTGGGATACAGAAAGAAAATCGGTCAATTAGATTTTGGAGTAAACGGAAACATTTCGTTTTATAAAAATAAAGTTACACAGTTGCTTCCCGGAAACCTTTTTTTAGAAGATAATAGCGCAACCTTCCAGAATTTTGGCAACATTACCAGAACAGGTTTAAACTTACCTTACCAGCAATATTACGGTTACCAATCGTTGGGTATTTTCCAAAGTCAGGCCGAGGTAGACAGTTATTTAGGGGCCGATGGTGTAACCAAATTACAACCAAATGCAAAACCAGGCGATTTAAAATTTGCCAACTTAACTAATGATAACATCATCAATCCTGATGACCGTACCTATTTAGGCAATCCAAACCCAACCGTAAGTTATGGTATTACCATTAATTTAGGTTACAAAAACTTCGATTTTACCGCTTTCGGAAGTGGTTCAGGAGGCAATCAGATTTTTCAGGGCTTAAGAAGGTTGGATATTGCTACTGCAAATTATCAGCGTAAATATTTAGATGCATGGACCCCAAGCAATACTGGAGCCTCGCTTCCACGCATTGTTGATGGCGATCCAAATGGTAACTACTCTAAGTTTACTAACCTGTACCTGGAAAGTGGCAATTTCTTCAGATTAAGAACAATGCAACTAGGTTACTCATTGCCTAACAGCATCATTAATAAATGGGGCATGAAAAAACTGCGGGTTTATGTGCTTGCCGAAAATTTATTTACCATAACCAAATACACGGGTTACGATCCAGAATTAGGGGTAACTGCCGATTCGGGTGGTGGCGCACAATACGGTATTGATCGTGGTGCTTATCCACAGGCAAGGGCATTTTTGTTTGGCTTAAATGTTGGATTTTAA
- a CDS encoding hypothetical protein (product_source=Hypo-rule applied; ko=KO:K21572; pfam=PF07980,PF14322; superfamily=48452) produces MKKKNFLYFTAIVLSVTLGSCKKDLEVNPQDRITLDNYYKTQADAFTGLVAIYDRFAYQSGGLYDKSAVMSVAGDDQLAGGGGPSDINDLQVMQNYTLNASTGPQGYLWSRGYSGIYRVNVLLQKIVDIPMDATLKARYIAEAKAMRAAFYFDLVTFFKNVPIIEGTVDPKDLYNVTQAAPAAVYAYVEKDLADAIPGLPNTVPAATEGGRLTKGAAQALLGKVLLYEKKWQAAADQFAVVNGTAPGVSPSVYGYKLIPNFGDLWKPSNKFNSESIIEFVHSNKSNGNWSAAGNSEGNLLSITTGPRGYSKTLATAPDYFSGYSFLVFTKAFFDFIHFDPRNAATVANLDSLQTNGIAKYTPGYNNTGYFFAKYMGLTTQAAANTPELNFGIDEYEIRLADTYLMEAEALMNAGTAVGVGSRAYALLNAVRARVGLNPVAVTQANIEKERRLELAGEGQRFPDLIRWGKAAATLASKGFIAGRHEVFPIPQGELNNTKIEQNKEWGGTK; encoded by the coding sequence ATGAAGAAAAAGAATTTTTTATACTTTACAGCAATTGTACTTTCTGTAACGTTGGGTTCGTGCAAAAAGGATTTGGAAGTAAATCCGCAAGACCGTATAACTTTAGATAATTATTATAAAACACAAGCTGATGCCTTTACCGGATTGGTAGCTATATATGATAGGTTTGCTTATCAATCAGGTGGCTTGTACGATAAATCAGCGGTAATGAGTGTTGCAGGTGACGATCAGTTGGCAGGTGGTGGTGGCCCAAGTGATATTAACGATTTGCAGGTAATGCAAAATTATACACTTAATGCCAGCACAGGCCCTCAGGGTTACCTTTGGAGCAGAGGGTATAGTGGAATTTACAGAGTAAATGTACTGCTGCAAAAAATTGTAGATATCCCTATGGATGCAACATTAAAAGCAAGATATATTGCAGAAGCCAAAGCCATGCGTGCAGCATTTTACTTCGATCTGGTTACCTTTTTTAAAAATGTACCGATTATAGAGGGCACCGTTGATCCAAAAGATTTATACAATGTTACCCAGGCTGCACCTGCTGCAGTATATGCTTATGTCGAGAAAGATCTTGCTGATGCAATACCAGGATTGCCAAATACAGTTCCTGCTGCTACAGAAGGTGGCCGCCTTACAAAAGGAGCAGCACAGGCATTGTTGGGCAAGGTTTTGCTGTATGAGAAAAAATGGCAGGCAGCTGCAGATCAGTTTGCTGTGGTAAACGGTACCGCACCTGGTGTTTCGCCTTCAGTTTACGGCTACAAGTTGATTCCTAATTTTGGCGATTTATGGAAACCAAGCAATAAATTCAATTCAGAATCCATTATAGAGTTTGTACACAGCAATAAATCTAATGGTAACTGGTCTGCTGCTGGTAATAGCGAAGGTAACTTACTATCCATCACAACCGGCCCACGTGGATATAGCAAAACACTTGCTACTGCTCCAGATTATTTTAGTGGCTATAGCTTCCTTGTATTTACAAAAGCCTTTTTTGATTTCATCCATTTCGATCCGAGAAATGCTGCCACGGTAGCCAACCTAGATAGTTTGCAAACTAATGGCATCGCAAAGTACACTCCTGGTTATAACAATACTGGGTATTTCTTTGCTAAATACATGGGCTTAACTACTCAGGCGGCCGCAAATACACCAGAGTTAAATTTTGGAATAGACGAATACGAAATCCGTTTGGCCGATACCTATTTAATGGAGGCTGAAGCTTTGATGAATGCTGGTACAGCAGTTGGGGTAGGCTCAAGGGCTTATGCTTTGCTTAATGCCGTTCGTGCAAGGGTGGGGCTTAATCCTGTTGCTGTGACACAGGCCAATATAGAAAAAGAAAGAAGATTGGAATTAGCAGGCGAAGGACAACGTTTCCCTGATCTTATACGTTGGGGCAAAGCTGCTGCAACATTGGCTTCGAAAGGTTTTATTGCTGGTCGACACGAAGTATTCCCAATTCCACAAGGCGAATTGAACAACACCAAAATTGAACAGAATAAAGAATGGGGCGGAACAAAGTAG
- a CDS encoding glucosylceramidase (product_source=KO:K01201; cath_funfam=3.20.20.80; cleavage_site_network=SignalP-noTM; cog=COG5520; ko=KO:K01201; pfam=PF02055,PF17189; superfamily=51445): MLSTKFLRLFIICVFTCSSLAVIAQNQPEVWLTKADRSVLFAKQASKLSFTEAKNNLPTIIVNNKETYQTIDGFGYALTGGSAQHIIKMSAPARAALLKELFATDGNNIGVSYIRLSIGASDLNEKVFSYNDLPEGQTDLIQAKFDLGPDKVDVIPVMKEILAINPKLKIMGSPWSPPLWMKTTYDARGGMLKPEYYDAYARYFVRYVQEMQKEGIPIDAITVQNEPLHPGNNPSLLMVAPDQALFVKKFLGPAFAKANIKTKIIVYDHNADRPDYPISILDDPEAKKYIDGSAFHLYGGKIEALTDVHNAHPDKNIYFSEQMVVEQPDAVDIKIVNPVRRLIIGATRNWSKNVLEWNLAADPENKPYTDRGGCSMCQGAVTIDKDSYSRNLAYYSIAHASKFVRPGAVRVATNDLTDLPNVAFKTPSGKHVLIVANSGKNAAKFNISFNGKSLVAMLDKGSVATYIW; the protein is encoded by the coding sequence ATGCTTTCTACCAAATTTCTTCGCCTTTTTATCATTTGTGTTTTTACCTGTTCTTCGCTTGCTGTTATTGCTCAAAACCAGCCTGAAGTTTGGCTTACCAAAGCCGATCGATCTGTTTTATTTGCCAAACAGGCAAGTAAATTAAGTTTTACTGAAGCTAAAAACAATCTGCCCACCATTATAGTAAATAATAAAGAAACTTATCAAACTATTGATGGCTTTGGTTATGCCCTAACAGGTGGAAGTGCACAGCATATTATTAAAATGTCGGCGCCAGCCAGAGCGGCTTTATTGAAAGAGTTATTTGCTACTGATGGAAACAACATCGGGGTGAGCTACATCCGTTTGAGTATCGGCGCTTCTGATTTGAATGAAAAAGTATTTTCTTATAACGACCTTCCCGAAGGACAAACCGATTTAATACAGGCTAAATTTGACCTCGGTCCGGATAAAGTGGACGTAATTCCGGTAATGAAGGAAATCCTCGCGATAAACCCAAAACTGAAAATTATGGGCTCGCCATGGTCTCCTCCCTTATGGATGAAAACCACTTACGATGCCCGAGGCGGGATGTTAAAGCCCGAATACTACGATGCTTACGCCAGGTACTTTGTAAGGTATGTACAGGAAATGCAAAAAGAGGGGATTCCTATTGATGCGATCACTGTTCAGAATGAACCTTTGCACCCCGGCAATAATCCCAGCTTACTTATGGTTGCACCAGATCAGGCGCTTTTTGTAAAGAAGTTTTTAGGGCCTGCTTTTGCCAAAGCCAATATTAAGACCAAAATTATTGTTTACGATCATAATGCCGATCGGCCAGATTACCCGATTAGCATTTTAGATGATCCGGAAGCCAAAAAATATATCGATGGATCGGCCTTTCATCTGTACGGAGGAAAGATCGAAGCTTTAACTGATGTACACAATGCTCATCCTGACAAGAATATTTACTTTTCAGAACAAATGGTAGTGGAACAGCCAGATGCTGTGGATATTAAAATTGTTAATCCGGTTAGGCGTTTGATTATCGGCGCCACCCGAAACTGGAGCAAAAATGTGCTCGAGTGGAATTTAGCCGCCGATCCTGAAAACAAACCCTATACCGACAGAGGTGGCTGTTCGATGTGCCAGGGCGCAGTAACCATTGATAAAGATTCTTATAGCAGAAACCTGGCTTATTATTCCATTGCTCATGCTTCTAAGTTTGTACGGCCTGGCGCTGTTCGCGTGGCTACAAACGATTTAACCGATCTGCCAAATGTTGCCTTTAAAACACCCAGTGGGAAACATGTTTTAATTGTAGCCAATAGCGGTAAAAATGCCGCTAAGTTTAATATTAGCTTTAACGGCAAATCACTTGTTGCAATGCTCGATAAAGGCTCTGTGGCCACATACATCTGGTAA
- a CDS encoding endoglucanase (product_source=KO:K01179; cath_funfam=2.60.120.260,3.20.20.80; ko=KO:K01179; pfam=PF00150,PF03422; smart=SM00606; superfamily=49785,51445; transmembrane_helix_parts=Inside_1_6,TMhelix_7_26,Outside_27_583) yields the protein MSFTKSILYIFLLSIVSFTGFSQGFLKAEGKKIVNAKGENVLLRGFGLGGWMLQEGYMLKINKEAQQYRIRERIEELMGPKQTQEFYDAWLANHMRKIDVDSMKRWGFNSIRLPMHYNLYTLPTDKEPVAGKNTWLEKGFALTDSLLAWCKANEMYLILDLHAAPGGQGNDLNIADRDPSKPYLWDSKANQEKTIALWKKLAERYKDEPYIGAYDILNEPNYGFSNPEEDKNGTKEKVNAPLRKLMIEITKAIREVDQKHIIIIEGNGWGNNYNGIFPLWDKNMVLSYHKYWNYNDQASIAHIIKARDEQHVPVWLGETGENSNVWFTDAIHLLEKNNIGWAWWPLKKIGANNPMEIKSNPNYDALVKYFNNGGDKPKDSNVYSGLMELAIYSKLENTIIHKDVIDAMIRQPSSNETKPFKPNLIKDKSIVYAVDYDLGKNGKAYFDTDTADYHTSTGKRSAGNRGRIYRNDGVDIAKDSTQYEKYYVNHIEKGEWLQYTVNVSQKGSYILKINAAADNASGRITIIIDGKVVANDIVVPNTGDNKKFATFEVKYIVLKAGMQKIKVLADAGGYNFGYIQFVK from the coding sequence ATGTCTTTTACAAAATCAATCTTATATATTTTTCTGCTTAGCATTGTTTCGTTTACAGGGTTTAGTCAAGGCTTTTTAAAAGCCGAGGGGAAAAAAATAGTGAATGCAAAAGGCGAGAATGTTTTGCTCCGCGGTTTTGGTTTAGGTGGCTGGATGCTGCAGGAAGGTTACATGCTCAAAATTAACAAAGAGGCACAACAATACCGCATCCGCGAACGGATAGAAGAACTGATGGGGCCAAAACAGACCCAGGAGTTTTACGATGCCTGGTTGGCCAACCACATGCGCAAAATCGATGTCGATTCGATGAAACGCTGGGGTTTTAATTCTATCCGTTTACCCATGCACTACAATTTATACACCCTGCCGACAGATAAAGAGCCTGTTGCCGGCAAAAATACCTGGCTGGAAAAAGGCTTTGCCTTAACTGACAGCTTGTTAGCCTGGTGTAAGGCGAATGAAATGTACCTGATTTTAGATTTGCACGCTGCACCCGGCGGACAAGGGAATGATTTAAACATTGCCGACCGCGATCCATCAAAACCTTATTTATGGGATAGCAAAGCCAATCAGGAGAAAACCATTGCACTCTGGAAAAAACTGGCCGAACGTTATAAAGATGAGCCTTACATTGGCGCATACGATATTTTGAACGAACCCAATTATGGTTTCTCAAACCCTGAAGAAGATAAAAACGGAACAAAGGAAAAAGTGAATGCACCCTTAAGAAAATTAATGATCGAGATTACCAAAGCCATCCGCGAGGTTGATCAAAAACACATCATTATTATCGAAGGCAATGGCTGGGGAAATAATTACAACGGCATTTTTCCACTGTGGGATAAAAACATGGTTTTGAGCTATCATAAATACTGGAATTATAACGATCAGGCTTCAATAGCACACATTATTAAAGCCAGGGATGAACAGCATGTTCCGGTCTGGCTCGGCGAAACAGGAGAAAATTCTAATGTTTGGTTTACTGATGCCATCCACCTTTTAGAAAAAAATAATATCGGCTGGGCTTGGTGGCCATTAAAAAAGATAGGAGCGAATAATCCGATGGAAATTAAATCGAACCCTAATTACGATGCGTTGGTAAAATACTTCAATAACGGTGGAGACAAACCTAAAGACAGCAATGTATACAGCGGTTTGATGGAACTGGCTATTTATTCGAAATTAGAAAATACCATCATCCATAAAGATGTGATAGATGCCATGATCCGTCAACCCTCTAGCAACGAAACCAAGCCGTTTAAGCCCAATTTAATTAAAGATAAAAGCATTGTGTATGCTGTAGATTACGATTTAGGTAAAAATGGTAAAGCTTATTTCGATACAGATACTGCCGATTACCATACCTCAACAGGAAAAAGAAGTGCCGGTAACCGTGGCCGGATTTACCGGAATGATGGGGTGGATATTGCAAAAGATTCTACCCAGTACGAAAAGTATTATGTAAACCATATCGAAAAAGGAGAGTGGTTGCAGTACACCGTAAATGTTTCACAAAAAGGATCTTACATTTTAAAAATAAATGCTGCGGCAGATAATGCTTCGGGTAGGATTACCATTATAATCGATGGCAAAGTGGTAGCTAATGATATTGTGGTTCCAAATACCGGAGACAATAAGAAGTTCGCAACCTTTGAGGTAAAGTACATTGTTTTAAAGGCGGGCATGCAAAAAATTAAGGTGTTGGCAGATGCAGGGGGCTATAATTTTGGTTATATTCAATTCGTTAAATAA
- a CDS encoding hypothetical protein (product_source=Hypo-rule applied; cath_funfam=1.10.3820.10; pfam=PF13435; smart=SM00659; superfamily=48695; transmembrane_helix_parts=Inside_1_6,TMhelix_7_29,Outside_30_399): MKGIKRILLILGAIAIAVVVLSRCMNVADRLPEDVRGKAYTGAATCVKCHKDLSQSYAHSPHGLTSKPVVDAALLKIFAPDSNSFQYDANQKVVIEKRDSGIFQVAYHNGKAVRAQKFDMQFGSGEKAYTYTYWQGRKMYELPLSYFAAIKNWAISPGFPKESFYYDRAITSRCLECHASYVNIKLTQKTIFSKDEEMEKGSIIYGIDCERCHGPGKQHVVFHMENPEEKTAKFITLYKTLTRKQKMDVCAVCHSGNTLVAQRSVFGFQPGDDLDAYYSQDFTGFGGGNVDVHGNQSAMLQGSNCYRKSETMTCQSCHNTHENIKGNLSLYSQRCINCHKSTNHSKVTLAKGSLSTNCIDCHMPKESSKLITFQQAGKDHLSVYRLRSHHIAIYPVINK, translated from the coding sequence TTGAAAGGCATAAAACGGATCCTGCTTATTTTGGGCGCAATTGCCATTGCGGTTGTTGTTCTTTCGAGATGCATGAATGTTGCCGACCGATTGCCTGAAGATGTGAGGGGCAAAGCGTATACCGGAGCGGCTACCTGTGTTAAATGCCATAAAGATTTATCGCAGTCTTATGCACATAGTCCGCATGGTTTAACCTCTAAGCCTGTGGTAGATGCAGCTTTATTAAAAATTTTCGCCCCTGATTCTAACAGTTTCCAATATGATGCAAACCAAAAAGTAGTAATAGAAAAGAGAGACAGCGGTATATTTCAGGTCGCTTATCACAATGGCAAAGCTGTGCGTGCGCAAAAGTTTGATATGCAGTTTGGTTCAGGCGAAAAAGCCTATACTTATACCTATTGGCAAGGCAGGAAAATGTACGAGCTGCCTTTATCTTACTTCGCTGCGATTAAGAATTGGGCCATCAGCCCTGGTTTTCCAAAAGAAAGCTTTTATTATGATCGGGCGATAACGAGCCGTTGTTTAGAGTGCCACGCATCTTATGTAAATATTAAACTCACACAAAAAACTATTTTTTCAAAAGATGAGGAAATGGAAAAGGGCTCCATTATTTATGGAATAGATTGTGAACGTTGCCACGGACCAGGCAAACAGCATGTTGTTTTTCATATGGAGAACCCCGAAGAAAAGACAGCAAAATTTATCACATTGTATAAAACACTTACCCGAAAACAAAAGATGGATGTTTGCGCTGTTTGTCATTCGGGCAACACTTTGGTCGCACAGCGATCTGTATTCGGTTTCCAGCCCGGCGACGATCTGGATGCTTATTATTCGCAGGATTTTACAGGTTTTGGTGGTGGTAACGTTGATGTACATGGTAACCAAAGCGCTATGTTACAGGGCAGTAATTGTTATCGGAAAAGTGAAACCATGACTTGCCAATCGTGCCACAATACACACGAAAATATTAAAGGGAACTTAAGCCTTTATTCGCAGCGTTGCATCAATTGCCACAAAAGTACCAACCATAGCAAAGTCACTTTAGCAAAAGGATCGCTCAGTACCAATTGTATCGACTGCCATATGCCTAAAGAATCTTCAAAACTGATCACCTTTCAACAGGCAGGTAAAGATCATTTGAGCGTATACCGGCTACGCTCACACCATATTGCCATTTATCCCGTTATTAATAAGTAA